AGCTTTCGAGTCGTCTCACTGGACCTTGCGTCCGGAAAAATCCTGAGCGACACCGAGGTCTTCACGGAGATCGATCCGCAGATGATCCACGTCGACAACAGCTATGCGACGCCGACGCCGATTATTGAGGACGGTCGACTGTATTGTCACTACGGTCCGTACGGGATCGTGTGCGTAGATACGGCGACGCACAAAGTGCTGTGGGAAAACCGCACGTTGCGAGTCAAGCACGAAAACGGGCCGGGAAGTTCGCCGATTCTGTGGAACGACGTATTGATCATTCACTGTGACGGCATCGATCAGCAATACATCGTGGCACTGAATAAACAAACGGGCAAAGAAGCGTGGAAGACGGCTCGCAGCGGAAAGATGCACGATGAGCCGCAAATGAAAAAGTCTTATGCCACCTCGCTGGTAGCGGATGTGAACGGCGCCCCGCAGGTGATTTCGCCAGCTGCTGACTGGGTGTATGCCTATGATCCAGATACGGGCAAAGAGCTATGGAAGCTGGATTATGGTCAGCTGGGGTTCTCGAACTCGGCTCGCCCGGTTGCCGGCCACGGCTTGGTTTACATTTGCACCGGCTATGCAAAATCGCATCTGCTTGCGATCAAGCCGCCTTCGGCGAAAGATGAGAATCCAGAAGTCGTATGGAAGTCCACGAAGCAAGTTCCGAACGTTTCGAGTCCGCTGTTGATCGGGGACGAATTGTACTTCGTGTCCGACAATGGAATCGCCACTTGTCTTGATGCGAAGACCGGCGAATCGCATTGGACCGCTCGCATCGGCAGCCGTTTTTGGGCATCGCCAATTTATGCCGACGGCCGCATTTACTTTTTCGACCGCAGTAGCACGACGACCGTAATCACCCCCGGCCGCGAATTCAAAAAGCTCGCCACAAACAAGCTCACCGGCGAACAACTCTCCGGAGCAGCCCCCGTCGATGGCTCGCTGCTGAT
This DNA window, taken from Fuerstiella marisgermanici, encodes the following:
- a CDS encoding PQQ-binding-like beta-propeller repeat protein: MLSPRVFSALLLLSTFCNQLQASETWPEWRGPSGQGHADAANLPVSWGEDENVAWKTEIVGRGWSTPVIADGVVWVTTATHVPASKEEAKIRRKTSTNSMPLTISDSASFRVVSLDLASGKILSDTEVFTEIDPQMIHVDNSYATPTPIIEDGRLYCHYGPYGIVCVDTATHKVLWENRTLRVKHENGPGSSPILWNDVLIIHCDGIDQQYIVALNKQTGKEAWKTARSGKMHDEPQMKKSYATSLVADVNGAPQVISPAADWVYAYDPDTGKELWKLDYGQLGFSNSARPVAGHGLVYICTGYAKSHLLAIKPPSAKDENPEVVWKSTKQVPNVSSPLLIGDELYFVSDNGIATCLDAKTGESHWTARIGSRFWASPIYADGRIYFFDRSSTTTVITPGREFKKLATNKLTGEQLSGAAPVDGSLLIRTSDALYCLKNK